Proteins found in one Nostoc sp. NIES-3756 genomic segment:
- a CDS encoding thioredoxin family protein, with the protein MTILETSNTPVGGYAPDFELPGIDNQVHHLSRYLKNFRAVGVISLCNYCPYVNLYLDRIKNIQAEFAPEGFVLIGINASDISDGSWTSLASMKAFAQQHELNFPYLWDSTQEVSRTFGATKTPMAFLIDTHGILRYRGQIDNHPHKPSSIGEDYLRNAIAALLKGEKIPVPETEPVGTSLIWRI; encoded by the coding sequence ATGACCATACTAGAGACAAGTAACACTCCAGTTGGGGGCTACGCACCAGATTTTGAGTTACCAGGGATTGACAATCAAGTCCACCATCTCAGCCGTTACTTGAAAAATTTTCGGGCAGTTGGCGTAATTTCCTTATGCAATTACTGCCCTTATGTAAATCTATATTTAGATAGAATTAAAAATATTCAAGCGGAATTTGCACCAGAGGGTTTTGTTTTAATCGGTATCAATGCTAGTGATATCAGCGACGGAAGTTGGACAAGCCTAGCAAGTATGAAAGCCTTTGCCCAGCAGCACGAATTAAATTTCCCTTACCTATGGGATTCTACCCAAGAAGTTAGCCGCACTTTTGGCGCAACAAAAACACCGATGGCTTTCTTGATCGACACTCATGGTATATTGCGATATAGAGGGCAGATTGACAATCATCCTCACAAGCCATCATCTATAGGCGAAGACTATCTGCGAAATGCGATCGCGGCTCTGTTAAAAGGCGAAAAAATACCAGTACCTGAGACGGAACCAGTAGGCACTTCATTGATCTGGCGTATATAG
- a CDS encoding DJ-1/PfpI family protein, translated as MSSTGINNPISIGIMLFPGVTQLDFTGPYEVFTRFPNINLYLLSDSLESIRSDRGLTFFPDTTFAEAPNLDLLFVPGGPGINAKLEDKNFLEFLKTQGEQASYVTSVCTGSLLLAAAGLLKGYRATTHWLSLNLLEMLGVEAVKQRIVIDRNRITGGGVTAGIDFGLAIAAELFGETLAQEIQLQIEYDPQPPFNSGSPDTAPADVLERVQAASHNFQESRRQIIQRVISGKS; from the coding sequence ATGAGTAGCACAGGGATAAACAACCCTATATCGATAGGAATTATGCTGTTTCCTGGCGTGACACAGCTAGACTTTACTGGCCCTTATGAAGTATTTACAAGATTTCCTAATATAAATTTATACTTGTTATCTGATAGCTTAGAATCGATTAGGAGCGATCGCGGTTTAACTTTTTTTCCGGATACAACTTTTGCCGAAGCGCCTAATTTAGATTTGTTGTTTGTCCCTGGCGGCCCAGGAATTAATGCCAAACTGGAAGATAAAAACTTTTTAGAGTTTCTCAAAACCCAAGGCGAACAGGCGAGTTACGTAACATCTGTGTGTACTGGTTCTTTACTTTTGGCTGCGGCTGGTTTACTTAAAGGCTATCGTGCTACTACTCACTGGCTATCGTTAAATTTATTAGAAATGTTGGGTGTAGAAGCAGTTAAACAAAGGATTGTAATTGATCGTAATCGGATTACAGGCGGAGGCGTAACCGCAGGAATTGATTTTGGATTGGCGATCGCCGCAGAATTATTTGGAGAAACACTCGCCCAGGAAATTCAGCTACAAATAGAATATGATCCCCAACCTCCTTTTAATAGTGGTTCCCCTGATACTGCACCTGCGGATGTACTTGAGCGCGTTCAAGCAGCTAGCCACAATTTTCAGGAAAGTAGAAGACAGATTATCCAACGAGTGATTAGTGGAAAGTCATAA
- a CDS encoding DUF6887 family protein: MNKPDFQAMSQKELHDYVLAHRNDQEAFYAYIDKLHAEANWIEMPPLESLQDLDNYPEFIQRFTGDSQRDRS, from the coding sequence ATGAATAAGCCTGACTTTCAAGCTATGAGTCAAAAAGAGTTGCATGATTATGTTCTTGCTCATCGGAATGACCAAGAAGCTTTTTATGCTTATATAGACAAATTACACGCAGAAGCAAACTGGATCGAAATGCCGCCATTAGAATCATTACAAGATTTGGATAATTATCCTGAATTTATTCAACGTTTTACTGGCGATTCTCAAAGAGATCGCTCTTAG